cttctagaagctgtgtataatacgggtaaaaataccgtatgaatgcgagtagaattctttgaggaaattgaacggaaatacgagtatagctatcctttatatgtattggtatattataaagtgtattcaatacttgtaaggatgtatttacactcgtaatacattatatgtaaatacattttaacataagttaattacgtcgtttaaatagtaatatatatattgtttgaaaactctttaaattagtagtatgaaaatatatatataatactttgttaatatactcaatgagatatttaattaccatattttcaagttaatatatatatatataaatccatatatatacacaataattaagcaattaaacaattaaatcaagttatgacgttcgtgaatcgtcggaataaaagggtgaccaaaagcttatgtaaaactctttccgggggttcaagatttattaaaattcattgcttatcaagtcagaattatataaagattaagtttaaatttggtcgaggttatgatGGAGCAAGCAACATGCGAGGTGAGTTCAATGGCTTAAAAGCAAAAATCTTGGATGAAAATAACTCGGCACATTATGTACATTGTTTTGCTCATCAACTTCAATTAGTTGTTGTGGCGGTTGCAAGAAAACATTTGGCCATAGTTAACTTCTTTGACAAGTTAGCCGTTTTGATGAATGTTGTTTGTGCTTCTTGTAAGCGAAATTTTTTTTGCTAGAAATGGAGAAGGAGAGGGTAGAAAAAGAAATTGGTAGTTGTATAATTGAAACCCGGAGAGGATTGAATCAAGAGCTTTCTCTTATGCGGCCCGGAGACACACGATGGAATTCTCACTACAAAACCCTTTCGCGTTTGATTGAGATGTTTCCATCTATTTTAAAGGTCCTTGAATATGTTAAAGAAGAAGGGACTAATGGTTCTAGCCAAAATCAAGCACATGGTCTTTTAAAGTATTTAAAATCATTTGACTTTGTTTTTTATTTGCATTTAATGTTTCACATTTTAGGGTTCACTAATATATTGTCGCAAGCTCTTCAAAGAAAAGATCAAAATATTTTGGAAGCGGTTTCATTGGTGGAATCAACCAAAGAGATATTACAAGAGTTAAGAACAAATGGGTTTGAACAACTTTTAATCAAAATCTCTTCTTTTTGTGAGAAACATGATATCCGAATGTTGAAAATGGATGAAGATTGTATTAATTCTAGAAGACAAAGTGAAAAGATCACTAATCAACATTATTATGAGGTTGAGTGTTTTAACACCGTCGTGGATATGCAAATTCAAGAGTTCGGTGATCGTTTTAGCGAAGCTAGTACCGAATTACTTGTTTGTATGGCGGCATTGAATCCACGTGATTCATTTTCAATGTTTGATAAATCGAAATTAAAAAGGTTGTGTGCGTTATATCCAAAAGATTTCACTAGTTTGGAGATGAATGAGCTTGAAGTAGAACTTGACATGTACTATAATAATGTCCGAAAAGATCAAAGATTTTCTACCTTGATCGATATTTCCGACCTTGCTAGATTGATGGTGGAAACAAGAAAACATCTATCTTTTCCTTTAGTTTATCGGTTATTAAAGCTAACATTAGTTTTGCCCGTTGCCACCGCAAGGTTGAAAGATGCTTTTCGGCGATGAAAATTGTAAAGTCAAATTTACGCAATCGTTTAGGGGAGGAGTTTCTTAATGCTTGTGTAATATGTGCGGTTGAAAGAGAAGCTCTCGCAAAAGTTAAGGACGAAGATGTAATTCAACGTTTTAAAAAGATGCGTCACCGTAAAGGAAATGTGTAGCTTTGTGGAGTTTGTAAACATATTTTGTGTAGTTTTTTGGGAGATACGTTTTGAGGAGATATTGTGTAGTTTTTTGGGTAAATTTTGCacacttttactctttttttggGATGTTTATGCAACTGTTTATGTGATGCACTTTTTATGTTGTATGAACTATTTTGTGTTCAAAATTTAACGATgaaattagtttatcataataattgtTGTAAATTTTTTGATCCCGGTGAAAAATTAGA
The window above is part of the Rutidosis leptorrhynchoides isolate AG116_Rl617_1_P2 chromosome 1, CSIRO_AGI_Rlap_v1, whole genome shotgun sequence genome. Proteins encoded here:
- the LOC139887684 gene encoding uncharacterized protein, with translation MEKERVEKEIGSCIIETRRGLNQELSLMRPGDTRWNSHYKTLSRLIEMFPSILKVLEYVKEEGTNGSSQNQAHGLLKYLKSFDFVFYLHLMFHILGFTNILSQALQRKDQNILEAVSLVESTKEILQELRTNGFEQLLIKISSFCEKHDIRMLKMDEDCINSRRQSEKITNQHYYEVECFNTVVDMQIQEFGDRFSEASTELLVCMAALNPRDSFSMFDKSKLKRLCALYPKDFTSLEMNELEVELDMYYNNVRKDQRFSTLIDISDLARLMVETRKHLSFPLVYRLLKLTLVLPVATARLKDAFRR